From Acidipropionibacterium acidipropionici, one genomic window encodes:
- a CDS encoding NAD(P)H-dependent glycerol-3-phosphate dehydrogenase, with translation MPIFTVLGAGAMGSALCKPLIESGWEVHLWGTWLDDHLLDAIEAGRPHPRINVEAAPGIKTFRSDQLAEALEGADVVDIAVTSEGLPKVTEMALPHIGGVKALCLTSKGFWTDPDGRIRLLPEAIRTIAAGKGVDLPPLVAIGGPVKANECGAGEVTATIYASKDYPTAERLARDVATDTYGVRPSDDETGVELCAALKNVFAIALGIADGLGESTGVPRHNLKAASFAQAIREMSLLVAEVGGDPDTPYGLAGVGDLEVTGLSGRNKVYGVRLGKGERPDEALAEMNRLEQTVEGYPAAPLAVKFAHQAGCGADDLPLLHTVARILAGGVDDVYGAVAAAVKPVKP, from the coding sequence ATGCCGATCTTCACCGTTCTGGGCGCGGGCGCCATGGGCTCCGCGCTGTGCAAGCCGCTCATCGAGTCCGGCTGGGAGGTCCACCTGTGGGGCACCTGGCTCGACGATCACCTGCTGGACGCCATCGAGGCCGGCAGGCCGCATCCCCGCATCAACGTCGAGGCGGCACCGGGCATCAAGACCTTCCGCTCGGACCAGCTCGCCGAGGCCCTGGAGGGCGCCGACGTCGTCGACATCGCCGTGACCTCCGAGGGCCTGCCCAAGGTGACCGAGATGGCCCTGCCCCACATCGGCGGGGTGAAGGCGCTGTGCCTCACCTCCAAGGGATTCTGGACCGATCCGGACGGCCGGATCCGCCTGCTGCCCGAGGCCATCCGGACGATCGCCGCCGGCAAGGGCGTCGACCTGCCTCCGCTGGTGGCCATCGGCGGCCCGGTCAAGGCCAACGAGTGCGGGGCCGGCGAGGTGACCGCCACCATCTACGCCTCCAAGGACTACCCGACCGCCGAGCGGCTGGCCCGTGACGTCGCCACCGACACCTACGGCGTCCGCCCCAGCGACGACGAGACCGGCGTGGAACTGTGCGCCGCCCTCAAGAACGTCTTCGCGATCGCACTGGGCATCGCCGACGGGCTGGGGGAGTCCACCGGGGTGCCGCGCCACAACCTCAAGGCGGCCTCCTTCGCCCAGGCGATCCGGGAGATGTCGCTGCTGGTGGCCGAGGTGGGCGGCGATCCCGACACCCCCTACGGCCTCGCCGGGGTCGGCGACCTCGAGGTCACCGGCCTGTCGGGCCGCAACAAGGTCTACGGGGTGCGTCTGGGCAAGGGCGAGAGGCCCGACGAGGCGCTGGCCGAGATGAACCGCCTCGAGCAGACCGTCGAGGGCTACCCGGCGGCCCCGCTCGCAGTGAAGTTCGCCCACCAGGCGGGCTGCGGCGCCGACGACCTGCCACTGCTGCACACCGTCGCCAGAATCCTGGCAGGCGGCGTCGACGACGTCTACGGCGCGGT
- a CDS encoding xylulokinase — protein sequence MAPQTRSTEGPLVVALDSSTTSTKAIVVDVDGNVWETAKREIQLHTPAMDQYEHNPIRWWETSRDTIGEVLSRLSPADKERIGAIGITQQRESFAPFADDGTPQRNGILWLDGRATDQIRRYGSEHVHQLSGKPAGVTPAIYKMTWVKENEPGVLEGADKVIDVGGYITFQLTGRWATSEASADSLGLFDIENRTWADELLDIAGVRADQMAELVPPAQPVADLKPELVEAWGLPHTVPVVAGLGDGQAAGIGAAAINPEIAYLNLGTAVNAGVESPTYAYDSGVRTLVSGIPGEYVFEVLQSSGSYLAGWFREALGDPKLLGEPDPALDEAAAAIPPGCEGLITLPYWNAVQSPFWNPVARGAVVGWRGTHSRAHMYRSILESIGFEMRSNLDSIERRTGTKITTLRAMGGGTRSKLWRQIMADTAGLPITTCVQDEISALGAAVLAMAAIGAHGSGGSNDVATSAQAMAHFGDTTEPDLSLHDQYKDVAAVQRRLYPQLQDVFEDLHILSERYPSTKPQSPKVES from the coding sequence ATGGCACCACAGACACGCAGCACCGAGGGCCCCCTCGTCGTCGCCCTCGACTCGTCCACCACCTCCACCAAGGCGATCGTCGTCGACGTCGACGGCAACGTCTGGGAGACCGCCAAACGCGAGATCCAGCTCCACACCCCGGCGATGGACCAGTACGAGCACAACCCGATCCGCTGGTGGGAGACCTCCCGCGACACCATCGGCGAGGTGCTCTCCCGCCTCAGCCCCGCCGACAAGGAGCGCATCGGCGCCATCGGCATCACCCAGCAGCGCGAGTCCTTCGCCCCCTTCGCCGACGACGGCACCCCCCAGCGCAACGGCATCCTGTGGCTCGACGGCCGCGCCACCGACCAGATCCGCCGCTACGGCTCCGAGCACGTCCACCAGCTCTCCGGCAAGCCCGCCGGCGTCACCCCCGCCATCTACAAGATGACCTGGGTCAAGGAGAACGAGCCCGGCGTCCTCGAGGGCGCCGACAAGGTGATCGACGTCGGCGGCTACATCACCTTCCAGCTCACCGGCCGCTGGGCCACCTCCGAGGCCTCCGCCGACTCCCTGGGCCTCTTCGACATCGAGAACCGCACCTGGGCCGACGAGCTGCTCGACATCGCCGGCGTCCGAGCCGACCAGATGGCCGAACTCGTCCCACCGGCCCAGCCGGTCGCCGACCTCAAGCCCGAACTCGTCGAGGCCTGGGGGCTGCCCCACACGGTCCCGGTGGTCGCCGGACTGGGCGACGGCCAGGCCGCCGGCATCGGTGCGGCCGCCATCAACCCCGAGATCGCCTACCTCAACCTGGGCACCGCCGTGAACGCCGGCGTCGAATCGCCCACCTACGCCTACGACTCCGGGGTGCGCACCCTGGTCTCCGGCATCCCCGGCGAGTACGTCTTCGAGGTGCTGCAGTCCTCCGGCTCCTACCTGGCCGGCTGGTTCCGTGAGGCCCTCGGTGACCCGAAGCTGCTGGGCGAACCGGATCCGGCCCTCGACGAGGCGGCCGCCGCCATCCCGCCGGGCTGCGAGGGCCTCATCACCCTGCCCTACTGGAACGCCGTCCAGTCCCCGTTCTGGAACCCGGTCGCCCGCGGTGCGGTGGTCGGCTGGCGTGGCACCCACTCCCGTGCCCACATGTACCGCTCCATCCTCGAGTCGATCGGCTTCGAGATGCGCTCCAACCTCGACTCGATCGAGAGGCGCACCGGCACGAAGATCACCACTCTGCGCGCCATGGGCGGGGGCACCCGCTCCAAGCTCTGGCGCCAGATCATGGCCGACACCGCCGGCCTGCCCATCACCACCTGCGTCCAGGACGAGATCTCGGCACTGGGTGCCGCCGTCCTGGCGATGGCCGCCATCGGCGCCCACGGCTCGGGCGGCTCCAACGACGTCGCCACCTCCGCCCAGGCGATGGCCCACTTCGGCGACACCACCGAGCCCGACCTCTCCCTGCACGACCAGTACAAGGACGTCGCGGCCGTCCAGCGCCGCCTCTACCCGCAGCTCCAGGACGTCTTCGAGGACCTGCACATCCTCTCGGAGCGCTACCCGAGCACCAAGCCCCAGTCGCCCAAGGTCGAAAGTTGA
- a CDS encoding PTS sugar transporter subunit IIA, which translates to MSELIGPELVHVGVDARSRDDLFAMMAGTLGECGRTRPSFLQGLVEREKTFPTGIPINGGVAIPHTDAEHVISDAISIATLSSPVGFREMAGTDDTEIPVDVVIMLALGGSGQHLTVLQQVIKAIQDADFMASLRASTSPDEIAALASGKLGLGKS; encoded by the coding sequence ATGAGTGAGCTGATTGGCCCGGAGCTGGTCCATGTCGGTGTTGACGCCAGGAGTCGCGACGACCTGTTCGCGATGATGGCCGGCACCCTGGGCGAGTGCGGGAGGACCAGGCCGTCATTCCTGCAGGGGCTCGTGGAGCGGGAGAAGACCTTCCCGACCGGAATCCCGATCAACGGCGGTGTGGCGATTCCGCACACGGATGCCGAGCACGTCATCTCCGACGCTATCTCGATAGCGACCCTCAGTTCCCCGGTGGGGTTCCGAGAGATGGCCGGGACCGATGACACTGAGATCCCCGTCGACGTCGTCATCATGTTGGCTCTAGGCGGCTCGGGACAGCACCTGACGGTTCTCCAACAGGTCATCAAGGCCATCCAGGATGCCGACTTCATGGCGTCGCTGCGAGCCTCGACGTCACCCGACGAGATCGCGGCACTGGCCTCAGGAAAGCTGGGTCTCGGCAAGTCCTGA
- a CDS encoding PTS transporter subunit IIC: MEIIKGILDVGAVVMLPIVMLILCLIFRMPFGKSLKAGLMIGIGFSGLSIVINFLMATVDPAIKYYRHMGSGFTTVDVGWAAVGAASFGVPFAAPAILLVVLINVAMILLKWTNVLNVDIWNFIHFLIPGTLAYALTGNFWVGLGTVLVLSIIDVIVAQRVAPKWQEYYGLTGTTCSTLSFITSAWPIAIGFNWIFDRIPGVKKIDISMEKVGEKLGFFGDTAFIGLIVGVFLGLMTRQSWQGVLVMGMGIAAVLVLLPRMVAVMMEGLSTVGEGAKTFMKRHLGKNKDGSERELNIGMDVALALGDPAAITTTVLMIPLSIAFAFIIPGMNYFPVGMLTVIVYMIPMICLASKGNMFRTIIISAIFLFFVEWGTSVFAPEATAMMHATGIKVNGEVTDAFFGYNLPNVIISVLHRIF, from the coding sequence ATGGAAATCATCAAGGGGATCCTTGACGTAGGCGCGGTAGTGATGCTGCCGATCGTGATGCTCATCCTCTGCCTGATTTTCCGAATGCCATTCGGAAAATCACTGAAAGCCGGTCTGATGATCGGCATCGGGTTCTCCGGGCTCTCCATCGTCATCAACTTCCTGATGGCAACCGTCGATCCCGCGATCAAGTACTACCGACACATGGGCAGTGGATTCACCACGGTCGACGTCGGATGGGCGGCCGTCGGCGCCGCGTCCTTCGGAGTGCCATTCGCTGCCCCGGCAATTCTCCTCGTGGTCCTCATCAACGTGGCCATGATTCTTCTGAAGTGGACCAACGTCCTCAATGTGGACATCTGGAACTTCATCCACTTCCTGATCCCGGGCACCCTTGCCTACGCGCTGACCGGGAACTTCTGGGTAGGCCTAGGCACCGTTCTCGTCCTGTCGATCATCGACGTCATCGTCGCTCAGCGCGTGGCGCCGAAGTGGCAGGAGTACTACGGCCTGACCGGCACCACGTGCTCGACGCTGTCCTTCATCACCTCGGCCTGGCCGATCGCCATCGGGTTCAACTGGATCTTTGACCGGATCCCTGGGGTGAAGAAGATCGACATCTCGATGGAGAAGGTTGGCGAGAAGCTCGGATTCTTCGGTGACACGGCGTTCATCGGCCTCATCGTTGGCGTCTTCCTAGGCCTCATGACCCGCCAGTCCTGGCAGGGAGTGCTCGTGATGGGCATGGGCATCGCTGCCGTGCTGGTGCTGCTGCCTCGCATGGTTGCGGTGATGATGGAGGGCTTGTCCACCGTCGGAGAGGGTGCGAAGACGTTCATGAAGCGCCACCTTGGCAAGAACAAGGATGGCTCGGAGCGCGAGCTCAACATCGGTATGGACGTGGCCCTGGCCCTGGGAGATCCCGCCGCCATCACCACCACCGTGCTCATGATCCCGCTGTCGATCGCCTTCGCATTCATTATCCCGGGGATGAACTACTTCCCGGTCGGAATGCTCACAGTTATCGTGTACATGATCCCGATGATCTGCCTGGCCAGCAAGGGCAACATGTTCCGCACGATCATCATCTCCGCGATCTTCTTGTTCTTCGTAGAGTGGGGAACGAGCGTGTTCGCTCCAGAGGCGACGGCGATGATGCATGCCACGGGAATCAAGGTGAACGGCGAGGTCACCGATGCATTCTTCGGTTACAACCTCCCGAACGTCATCATCTCGGTGCTGCACCGCATCTTCTGA
- a CDS encoding PTS sugar transporter subunit IIB, whose amino-acid sequence MASEVKILIACGSGIATSTVAQEKVKEILKEAGIPAKITKGTVGQLPSLQDGVDVIMLTTRYPKPLNKPMVQVFGLISGIGEDAVKQQVIDACRKVLDES is encoded by the coding sequence ATGGCCAGTGAAGTGAAGATCCTCATCGCCTGCGGATCCGGCATCGCCACCTCGACCGTGGCCCAGGAGAAGGTCAAGGAGATCCTCAAAGAGGCCGGCATCCCGGCCAAGATCACGAAGGGCACGGTCGGGCAGCTCCCGTCGCTCCAGGACGGAGTCGACGTGATCATGCTCACCACCCGCTATCCCAAGCCCCTCAACAAGCCGATGGTCCAGGTCTTCGGTCTCATCTCCGGCATCGGCGAGGACGCCGTCAAGCAGCAGGTCATCGACGCCTGCCGCAAGGTCCTCGACGAGTCCTGA
- a CDS encoding alcohol dehydrogenase catalytic domain-containing protein, whose product MAELMEAAVMHGPGDIRFERVPRPECPDDGFVVKVEAVGLCGSDIRNLTTDSRKGDYPFIYGHEVVGTVAEVSAGVDRYRIGERIYVYPEAHCLKCEYCRAGQSNQCIDVESYVKRPGGFAQYIAYTAKRVERGATFAVPDGVDPVRASLAEPLSSTYACAENIDITLGDTVAILGAGPIGVNLSILSRLRGAAKVILIDLNAARLEKSAPFGVDHTIDSSAVDAVAEVMRLTGGRGVDKAISANPSTAGQQQAIEMARPGGTAVFFGGVPKGKLAEIDSNMVHYKSLWIYGHYGASSIQVQKAFELAISPKYPADEIVSHVLPLSHINEAIDLTRTGEALKVVLQPNQKEQ is encoded by the coding sequence ATGGCAGAGCTCATGGAGGCCGCAGTGATGCACGGCCCCGGAGATATCCGCTTCGAGCGGGTGCCCCGGCCCGAGTGTCCCGATGACGGATTCGTCGTGAAGGTGGAGGCCGTGGGGCTGTGCGGCTCCGACATCCGCAACCTCACGACTGACTCCCGGAAGGGCGACTACCCCTTCATCTACGGTCACGAGGTGGTCGGCACCGTCGCGGAGGTGTCTGCCGGCGTCGATCGTTACCGCATCGGCGAGCGGATCTACGTGTACCCCGAGGCCCACTGCCTCAAGTGCGAATACTGCCGGGCCGGCCAGTCCAATCAGTGCATCGACGTCGAGTCCTACGTGAAGCGCCCCGGGGGCTTCGCCCAGTACATCGCCTACACCGCCAAGCGGGTCGAACGCGGCGCCACCTTCGCTGTGCCCGACGGAGTCGACCCGGTGCGTGCCAGCCTGGCCGAGCCGCTGTCGTCGACCTACGCCTGCGCCGAGAACATCGACATCACCCTCGGCGACACAGTTGCGATCCTGGGTGCCGGGCCGATCGGCGTGAACCTGTCGATCCTCAGCAGGCTGCGGGGCGCCGCGAAGGTCATCCTCATCGATCTCAACGCCGCCAGGCTCGAGAAGTCGGCCCCCTTCGGTGTCGACCACACCATCGACTCCAGTGCGGTCGACGCCGTCGCGGAGGTGATGCGTCTCACCGGTGGCCGAGGCGTCGACAAGGCCATTTCAGCCAACCCGAGCACCGCCGGACAGCAGCAGGCGATCGAGATGGCCCGTCCCGGCGGAACTGCGGTCTTCTTCGGCGGCGTCCCCAAGGGGAAGCTCGCCGAGATCGACTCCAACATGGTCCACTACAAGAGCCTGTGGATCTACGGTCACTACGGCGCCAGCAGCATCCAGGTGCAGAAGGCCTTCGAGCTGGCCATCTCCCCCAAATACCCGGCTGATGAGATCGTCAGCCACGTCCTCCCCCTCAGCCACATCAACGAGGCGATCGATCTCACCCGAACCGGTGAGGCGCTCAAGGTCGTCCTCCAGCCCAATCAGAAGGAGCAGTGA
- a CDS encoding BglG family transcription antiterminator has protein sequence MILFSERQALLLQLLSEVDHATTGSDLAALLGVSSRTLRYDISRINGVTKIEIVEATSKGYRINRPLYNDFLARNSQLATQLDHHERILLYLLSTPSTDVYDIMRDCFLSESVTRAALQRLRAQVESHQLELQVKGSSVHLSGAEISFRRLLGDLVHNAMDVVVGQREKISRYLPDVNLSDVSDVLASLTRERDLDIDDIRMDNAVVNLAICLQRNCFPIDSETAPSAVLNPVTSELSEALLGTLGSRFPERPLSSPDEEYVRALVGVALDPHAEGTAQETMRTSVSDVTGRCLDETISHFNLQVEREKLYESVSGHVERLALQTRALPYFRNTLQESLRSRSPFLYDVAVYLADRLSRALGITFSDDEIGLLAIYLGLYSRPVNADDHAVSAVVICPRYQTLRDWLLAGLVEHFGNRLQIVDLVSTKEEADEQDCDLVISTTDESSRTHPCVQISALLSDLDFSAVDAALLRAAKAKSRARIAESVRRFLDPELFFTGVAPKGSDEAIGFMCDALEEKGIVPPEFRDSVLLRETYSPTAFARRFAVPHAMDFLAHRTKVAVLIPDSPIGWESADISLVLMLAINGDDYDDFILFYQPLISLLYDSRLYSEIRKVRTFEEFMNFLDNELSETE, from the coding sequence GTGATTCTCTTCTCCGAACGTCAAGCACTGCTGCTGCAGCTTCTCAGCGAGGTCGACCACGCCACTACGGGCTCGGACCTCGCCGCTCTCCTTGGGGTCAGTTCGAGGACGCTAAGATATGACATCTCTCGGATCAACGGCGTCACGAAGATTGAAATCGTTGAGGCCACCTCAAAAGGCTACCGAATCAACCGCCCACTATACAACGACTTCCTTGCAAGAAATTCCCAGCTCGCTACCCAGTTGGATCACCACGAACGCATCCTGCTGTACCTCCTGAGCACCCCGTCCACCGACGTCTACGACATCATGAGGGACTGCTTTCTCAGCGAATCGGTGACACGCGCAGCCCTGCAACGACTACGGGCTCAGGTGGAGTCGCACCAGTTGGAACTGCAGGTCAAAGGATCCTCCGTGCACTTGTCCGGTGCCGAGATCAGCTTCCGCCGACTCCTCGGGGACCTGGTTCACAATGCAATGGATGTCGTGGTAGGACAAAGGGAGAAAATCAGCCGTTACCTACCCGATGTCAACCTCTCGGATGTTTCTGATGTTCTTGCTTCTCTAACTCGTGAGCGAGACCTCGATATCGATGACATTCGTATGGATAACGCGGTCGTGAACCTTGCAATCTGCCTTCAACGAAATTGTTTTCCAATCGATTCTGAAACTGCCCCTTCGGCCGTGCTCAACCCGGTCACGAGCGAGTTGTCTGAAGCGCTCCTCGGGACCTTGGGATCGCGATTCCCTGAACGCCCCTTGTCCAGCCCTGACGAGGAATATGTGAGGGCCCTCGTCGGCGTCGCCCTCGACCCACATGCCGAGGGCACCGCCCAGGAGACGATGCGCACCAGCGTCAGCGATGTCACCGGGCGCTGTCTCGACGAGACAATCAGCCATTTCAATCTCCAGGTGGAGAGGGAGAAGCTGTACGAGAGCGTCTCGGGCCATGTGGAGAGACTTGCGCTCCAGACCCGTGCACTGCCGTACTTCCGCAACACGCTCCAGGAGTCGCTGAGGTCACGCTCCCCGTTCCTCTACGACGTCGCCGTCTACCTCGCCGACCGTCTCTCCAGGGCCCTCGGCATCACCTTCTCCGATGACGAGATCGGCCTGCTCGCCATCTACCTGGGCCTCTACTCGCGCCCCGTCAACGCCGATGATCACGCGGTCTCCGCGGTGGTCATCTGCCCCCGGTACCAGACCCTGCGGGACTGGCTGCTCGCCGGGCTGGTTGAGCATTTCGGCAACCGGTTGCAGATCGTCGATCTGGTGTCGACCAAGGAGGAGGCCGACGAGCAGGACTGCGATCTGGTGATCTCCACCACTGACGAGTCCAGCCGCACCCACCCATGCGTTCAAATCAGCGCACTGCTGTCAGATCTGGATTTCAGTGCGGTGGATGCTGCTCTCCTGCGCGCGGCCAAGGCGAAGTCCCGCGCAAGGATCGCCGAATCAGTGCGCCGCTTCCTCGACCCCGAACTGTTCTTCACTGGCGTCGCCCCGAAAGGTTCTGACGAGGCGATCGGATTCATGTGTGACGCCTTGGAGGAGAAGGGCATCGTCCCGCCCGAGTTCCGCGATTCGGTTCTGTTGCGAGAGACCTACTCACCGACCGCCTTCGCCCGACGCTTCGCCGTGCCCCATGCGATGGACTTCCTGGCCCACCGGACGAAGGTCGCGGTCCTCATCCCGGACTCCCCCATCGGCTGGGAGTCGGCAGACATCAGCCTGGTCCTGATGCTGGCGATCAACGGCGACGACTACGACGATTTCATCCTCTTCTACCAGCCGCTCATCAGCCTGCTGTACGACTCCCGGCTCTACTCGGAGATCCGCAAGGTGCGGACCTTCGAGGAGTTCATGAACTTCTTGGACAACGAGCTGTCCGAGACCGAGTGA
- a CDS encoding class II aldolase/adducin family protein, whose translation MILEEERQAVVDACQEMQRKGLVVGTAGNVSVRVADRVCISPSAVEYEDLTAELVGVHDLDGNVVEAQLKPSSELPLHLAVYHSTDAGGITHNHAPSSTALGLVCDEIPFSHYYSAMFGGPVRVSPYADFGTDQLAHNVAEALQGRSGALMSNHGAITIGPTLDKALSLLPYLEYICEIQLRAMATGQPVKVLTDEQIAFQIEAIKGYKPAKA comes from the coding sequence ATGATTCTCGAGGAAGAACGCCAGGCTGTCGTCGACGCCTGCCAGGAGATGCAGCGCAAGGGTCTCGTGGTCGGCACAGCCGGTAACGTGTCAGTGCGCGTCGCAGACAGGGTGTGCATCTCTCCGTCAGCGGTGGAGTACGAGGACCTCACCGCAGAGCTGGTCGGCGTTCACGATCTCGACGGCAATGTCGTCGAGGCACAGTTGAAGCCCTCCAGCGAACTGCCCCTCCACCTGGCCGTTTACCACTCCACCGATGCCGGCGGGATCACCCACAACCACGCCCCGTCGTCCACCGCACTTGGCCTGGTGTGTGACGAGATCCCCTTCTCCCACTACTACTCGGCGATGTTCGGCGGCCCGGTCCGCGTCTCCCCCTACGCCGATTTCGGCACCGATCAGCTCGCCCACAATGTCGCCGAGGCGCTTCAAGGGCGGTCCGGTGCGCTGATGAGCAACCACGGCGCCATCACCATCGGGCCGACCCTCGACAAGGCGCTGTCCCTGCTGCCCTACCTGGAGTACATCTGCGAGATCCAGCTCCGTGCGATGGCCACCGGTCAGCCGGTGAAGGTGCTCACAGACGAGCAGATCGCCTTCCAGATCGAGGCGATCAAGGGGTATAAACCCGCCAAGGCCTGA
- a CDS encoding heavy metal translocating P-type ATPase, translated as MTIPSPGASDEQDAGEDEGPWWRDREVLLPLASTALFLIGLVCQFTGARIPALAAFWAGLIAGASTFVPGALKALITRGRLGIGLLMTISAVGAVLLGQVEEAAALAFLYSVSEALEDRAMDRARSGLSSLLRLVPETALVQRSDGPAEIPVEDLQPGDVLLVRAGDRVATDGVIVTGGTSLDLSAITGESIPISAGPGDDAPAGAVNTSGVIEVRATAPGTDNSLTTIVSLVEQAQADKGSRARLADRIAKPLVPGVLILAVLVGALGSVFGDPGVWITRSLVVLVAASPCALAIAVPVTVVSAIGAASRFGVVITSGAAFERFGGIRHVALDKTGTLTHNRPEVVDVVTADGFSTDRVLAWAGALERTSSHPLAAAITRTADAHAGPVTARGVVETPGCGVSGQIERATVMVGSPRWHDAGGLSVDIALMESKGITSVVVWRDSSAVGAIGVRDELRAGAAEAVSALRAAGIGVTMLTGDNPRAARVLAGQAGISDVRAGLRPEEKSEAITVLCSAAPTAMIGDGINDAPALAAADVGIAMGVGGSDAAIESADVAFTGQDLRLLPRAFAHARRARRIMNQNLVLAILIIAVLLPLAVTGVLGLAQVVLIHEGAEVLVILNGMRVARTRA; from the coding sequence ATGACGATCCCCTCCCCCGGCGCCTCCGACGAGCAGGACGCCGGCGAGGATGAGGGCCCTTGGTGGCGCGATCGGGAGGTCCTCCTCCCACTCGCCTCGACGGCGCTCTTCCTCATCGGGCTGGTCTGTCAGTTCACCGGAGCCCGGATCCCGGCGCTCGCCGCCTTCTGGGCCGGCCTCATCGCGGGAGCCTCCACCTTCGTCCCGGGAGCCCTGAAGGCCCTGATCACCCGCGGGAGGCTCGGCATCGGACTGCTCATGACGATCAGTGCCGTCGGTGCCGTCCTGCTGGGGCAGGTGGAGGAGGCCGCCGCGCTGGCCTTCCTGTACTCGGTCTCCGAGGCCCTCGAGGACAGGGCCATGGACCGCGCCCGCTCCGGCCTCAGCTCCCTGCTACGCCTGGTCCCAGAGACGGCACTCGTCCAACGCTCAGACGGGCCTGCGGAGATTCCGGTCGAGGATCTTCAGCCCGGTGACGTCCTCCTCGTGCGGGCCGGCGACCGGGTCGCCACTGACGGCGTCATCGTCACCGGAGGCACCAGCCTGGATCTCTCGGCGATCACCGGGGAGTCCATCCCAATCTCGGCCGGCCCGGGGGACGACGCCCCCGCGGGCGCCGTCAACACTTCCGGGGTCATCGAGGTGCGCGCCACCGCGCCGGGCACCGACAACTCACTGACCACGATCGTCTCCCTGGTGGAGCAGGCCCAGGCGGACAAGGGGAGTCGCGCCCGACTGGCCGACCGGATCGCGAAACCCCTTGTCCCAGGGGTGCTCATCCTGGCGGTGCTGGTCGGCGCCCTCGGATCGGTCTTCGGCGACCCCGGTGTGTGGATCACCCGCTCCCTGGTGGTGCTGGTGGCGGCCTCACCCTGCGCGCTGGCGATCGCGGTGCCGGTGACCGTCGTCTCGGCCATCGGGGCTGCCAGCCGGTTCGGCGTCGTCATCACCTCGGGGGCGGCCTTCGAACGCTTCGGTGGGATCAGACATGTCGCACTCGACAAGACCGGGACGCTGACCCACAACCGCCCCGAGGTGGTCGACGTCGTCACCGCCGACGGGTTCTCGACCGATCGGGTCCTGGCCTGGGCGGGGGCTCTGGAGCGCACCAGCAGCCATCCTCTGGCCGCCGCGATCACCCGGACCGCAGACGCCCACGCCGGGCCCGTGACCGCGCGCGGAGTCGTCGAGACCCCGGGCTGCGGGGTCTCGGGGCAGATTGAGAGGGCCACCGTCATGGTGGGCAGCCCGCGATGGCACGACGCCGGCGGGCTGTCGGTCGACATCGCCCTCATGGAGTCCAAGGGCATCACGTCGGTGGTTGTGTGGCGGGACTCCTCGGCGGTCGGCGCCATCGGCGTGCGCGACGAGTTGCGGGCCGGGGCGGCCGAGGCCGTCTCCGCACTGAGGGCCGCCGGCATCGGCGTCACGATGCTCACCGGGGACAATCCCCGTGCGGCCCGGGTGCTGGCCGGCCAGGCCGGGATCTCGGATGTGCGCGCGGGTCTGCGACCCGAGGAGAAGTCCGAGGCGATCACCGTACTGTGCTCGGCCGCCCCGACCGCCATGATCGGCGACGGGATCAACGACGCCCCCGCCCTGGCGGCCGCCGACGTCGGAATCGCGATGGGCGTCGGGGGCTCCGACGCGGCGATCGAGTCGGCCGACGTCGCCTTCACCGGCCAGGACCTGAGGCTGTTGCCCAGGGCCTTCGCCCACGCCCGACGGGCCAGGCGGATCATGAATCAGAATCTGGTGCTGGCGATTCTCATCATCGCCGTGCTGCTGCCGCTGGCCGTCACCGGCGTCCTCGGACTGGCCCAGGTGGTGCTGATCCACGAGGGTGCCGAGGTGCTGGTGATCCTCAATGGGATGAGGGTGGCTCGGACTCGGGCCTGA